The proteins below come from a single Vicugna pacos chromosome 13, VicPac4, whole genome shotgun sequence genomic window:
- the MECR gene encoding enoyl-[acyl-carrier-protein] reductase, mitochondrial isoform X4 encodes MLAAPINPSDINMIQGNYGLLPKLPAVGGNEGVGQVVAVGSSVTGVKPGDWVIPANAGLGTWRTEAVFSEEALVGVPKDIPLPSAATLGVNPCTAYRMLVDFEQLQPGDCVIQNASNSGVGQAVIQIAAALGLRTINVVRDRPDIQKLTERLRNLGADHVITEEELRKHEMKNFLKDVPQPRLALNCVGGKSSTELLRHLAPGGTMVTYGGMAKQPVIASVGLLIFKDLKLRGFWLSQWKKDHSPDQFKELILTLCDLIRRGQLTAPACSQVPLQDYQRALEASTQPFVSSKQILTM; translated from the exons ATGCTGGCGGCCCCTATCAATCCATCTGACATCAATATGATCCAAG GAAATTACGGCCTCCTTCCCAAGCTGCCTGCTGTTGGAGGGAACGAAGGCGTTGGACAGGTGGTAGCAGTGGGCAGCAGTGTGACAGGTGTGAAGCCAGGAGACTGGGTGATCCCAGCGAATGCTGGTTTGG GAACCTGGCGGACCGAGGCTGTGTTCAGCGAGGAAGCGCTCGTCGGGGTTCCAAAGGACATCCCTCTTCCGAGTGCCGCCACCCTGGGCGTCAATCCCTGCACAGCCTACAGGATGCTGGTGGACTTTGAGCAGCTGCAGCCAG GGGACTGTGTCATCCAGAATGCGTCCAACAGTGGAGTGGGGCAAGCAGTCATCCAGATCGCCGCAGCCCTGGGTCTGAGGACCATCAACGTGGTCCGAGACAG ACCTGACATCCAGAAGCTGACCGAGAGGCTGAGGAACCTGGGGGCTGATCATGTTATCACAGAAGAGGAACTAAGAAAGCATGAGATGAAAAATTTCCTTAAG GACGTGCCCCAGCCACGGCTTGCTCTCAACTGCGTCGGCGGGAAAAGCTCCACAGAGCTGCTGCGACACTTGGC GCCTGGAGGAACCATGGTGACCTATGGGGGCATGGCCAAGCAGCCCGTCATTGCCTCTGTG GGCCTGCTCATTTTTAAGGACCTCAAACTCCGGGGCTTTTGGTTATCCCAGTGGAAGAAGGACCACAGTCCAG ACCAGTTCAAGGAGCTGATCCTCACGCTGTGCGACCTCATCCGCCGAGGCCAGCTCACGGCCCCCGCCTGCTCCCAGGTCCCACTGCAGGACTACCAGCGTGCCTTGGAGGCCTCCACGCAGCCCTTCGTGTCCTCAAAGCAGATTCTTACCATGTGA
- the MECR gene encoding enoyl-[acyl-carrier-protein] reductase, mitochondrial isoform X2, with protein sequence MGITGTQPRLKNLELPAVGGSDVHVKMLAAPINPSDINMIQGNYGLLPKLPAVGGNEGVGQVVAVGSSVTGVKPGDWVIPANAGLGTWRTEAVFSEEALVGVPKDIPLPSAATLGVNPCTAYRMLVDFEQLQPGDCVIQNASNSGVGQAVIQIAAALGLRTINVVRDRPDIQKLTERLRNLGADHVITEEELRKHEMKNFLKDVPQPRLALNCVGGKSSTELLRHLAPGGTMVTYGGMAKQPVIASVGLLIFKDLKLRGFWLSQWKKDHSPDQFKELILTLCDLIRRGQLTAPACSQVPLQDYQRALEASTQPFVSSKQILTM encoded by the exons ACTGAAGAACCTGGAGCTGCCTGCTGTGGGCGGATCAGACGTCCATGTGAAGATGCTGGCGGCCCCTATCAATCCATCTGACATCAATATGATCCAAG GAAATTACGGCCTCCTTCCCAAGCTGCCTGCTGTTGGAGGGAACGAAGGCGTTGGACAGGTGGTAGCAGTGGGCAGCAGTGTGACAGGTGTGAAGCCAGGAGACTGGGTGATCCCAGCGAATGCTGGTTTGG GAACCTGGCGGACCGAGGCTGTGTTCAGCGAGGAAGCGCTCGTCGGGGTTCCAAAGGACATCCCTCTTCCGAGTGCCGCCACCCTGGGCGTCAATCCCTGCACAGCCTACAGGATGCTGGTGGACTTTGAGCAGCTGCAGCCAG GGGACTGTGTCATCCAGAATGCGTCCAACAGTGGAGTGGGGCAAGCAGTCATCCAGATCGCCGCAGCCCTGGGTCTGAGGACCATCAACGTGGTCCGAGACAG ACCTGACATCCAGAAGCTGACCGAGAGGCTGAGGAACCTGGGGGCTGATCATGTTATCACAGAAGAGGAACTAAGAAAGCATGAGATGAAAAATTTCCTTAAG GACGTGCCCCAGCCACGGCTTGCTCTCAACTGCGTCGGCGGGAAAAGCTCCACAGAGCTGCTGCGACACTTGGC GCCTGGAGGAACCATGGTGACCTATGGGGGCATGGCCAAGCAGCCCGTCATTGCCTCTGTG GGCCTGCTCATTTTTAAGGACCTCAAACTCCGGGGCTTTTGGTTATCCCAGTGGAAGAAGGACCACAGTCCAG ACCAGTTCAAGGAGCTGATCCTCACGCTGTGCGACCTCATCCGCCGAGGCCAGCTCACGGCCCCCGCCTGCTCCCAGGTCCCACTGCAGGACTACCAGCGTGCCTTGGAGGCCTCCACGCAGCCCTTCGTGTCCTCAAAGCAGATTCTTACCATGTGA